A genomic stretch from Sulfurihydrogenibium azorense Az-Fu1 includes:
- a CDS encoding N-acetylmuramoyl-L-alanine amidase gives MVRFLLMLLIFIISFSFGFEIRTGEYEDKVRIVLDGVKNADIVTVSNNLILKVSEKYKNSNFKLNNSSIKEIEIYTNEEKNSSLIYITLQEGLSYKYFSLSNPDRFVIDIMKVSTVKNQIQKTEKKDYQADVLDTILKNLENQTKNTSLSSFEIEVPKNFSGKKKVIVIDPGHGGHDPGAMANGLKEKDINLKVALKLKNYLEKDGRFKVYLTRDDDYFVPLYDRTLIALEKKADLFISIHTNASENPNLSGTYVYTLNLKGATSKLAKMVEERENKTVLNVVKVSTNPNVNKIVADMAISHTMTEGLNFAKFIEVNAKNLLPDTEFKRIESANFAVLKTPSIPAVLVETAFITNEKDAKLLANDKFLDNLAKVLYKSIVDYFFKYKNLVFKGKAES, from the coding sequence ATGGTTAGATTTTTGTTAATGTTGTTAATCTTCATTATAAGTTTTTCTTTTGGATTTGAAATCAGAACTGGAGAGTATGAAGACAAAGTAAGAATAGTCTTAGATGGAGTTAAAAATGCTGATATTGTAACTGTGTCTAATAATCTAATACTAAAAGTTTCGGAAAAGTATAAAAATTCAAATTTTAAATTAAACAACTCGTCAATAAAAGAAATTGAAATCTATACAAACGAAGAGAAAAACTCTTCTTTAATTTACATTACACTTCAAGAAGGTTTGTCTTATAAATATTTTTCTCTATCAAATCCCGACAGGTTTGTTATTGATATAATGAAAGTATCTACAGTAAAAAATCAGATTCAAAAAACGGAAAAAAAAGATTATCAAGCTGATGTACTTGATACAATCTTAAAAAATTTAGAAAATCAAACGAAAAATACATCACTATCATCTTTTGAAATAGAAGTTCCTAAAAACTTTTCTGGTAAAAAGAAGGTTATAGTAATAGACCCGGGACATGGAGGACACGATCCGGGAGCTATGGCAAATGGCCTGAAAGAAAAAGATATAAACTTAAAGGTAGCTTTAAAGCTTAAGAATTACCTTGAAAAAGACGGCAGGTTTAAAGTTTATCTTACTAGAGATGACGATTACTTTGTACCTTTATACGATAGGACTTTAATAGCTTTAGAGAAAAAGGCCGACCTTTTTATAAGTATACATACTAACGCTTCTGAGAATCCTAACCTCTCTGGAACTTACGTATATACACTAAATTTAAAAGGTGCTACCTCTAAACTTGCAAAGATGGTAGAAGAAAGAGAGAACAAAACAGTTTTAAATGTAGTAAAAGTTAGTACAAATCCAAATGTAAATAAAATAGTTGCGGATATGGCTATTAGCCATACGATGACAGAAGGTTTAAACTTTGCAAAATTTATTGAAGTAAACGCTAAAAACCTACTACCTGATACAGAGTTTAAAAGAATAGAATCAGCTAACTTTGCAGTTTTAAAAACTCCTTCCATCCCGGCAGTGTTAGTAGAGACTGCTTTTATAACAAATGAAAAAGATGCAAAACTCTTAGCAAATGATAAGTTTTTAGACAACTTAGCAAAAGTTCTGTATAAATCTATAGTAGATTACTTTTTCAAATATAAAAATTTAGTTTTTAAAGGTAAAGCAGAAAGTTGA
- a CDS encoding type III pantothenate kinase: protein MILGIDIGNTTVEFGLIESLDEIHSMKFSTDLDKTPDDWILNVDFFIKYFSVDLKSIKNILISSVVPHIETKIRVAILKYFNKSPLFIGRDLNIPIKVNYDDPSQVGVDRLLNSYASFHITKPPILCIDFGTAITFDVVSKKGEYEGGLIFPGMETSLKCLFSKTAKLPKVSLEKPDYIVGKNTVKSIQSGIYYGYLSLVEGIIKKVEESYKEKFNIVLTGGNADIIAINLKRKFIFEPKLPMKGIFYLANSLM from the coding sequence TTGATACTAGGAATTGATATAGGTAATACGACAGTAGAATTTGGACTTATTGAAAGCTTAGATGAAATACACAGTATGAAGTTTTCCACAGACTTAGATAAAACCCCTGATGACTGGATTTTAAATGTAGATTTTTTCATTAAATACTTTTCAGTTGATTTAAAAAGTATAAAAAACATACTCATATCATCTGTAGTACCTCATATAGAGACAAAAATCAGGGTTGCTATACTTAAATATTTTAACAAAAGCCCTTTATTTATTGGCAGAGATTTAAATATCCCAATAAAGGTAAACTACGATGACCCATCCCAAGTAGGTGTAGATAGACTGTTAAACAGTTATGCATCTTTTCACATTACAAAACCTCCCATACTCTGTATAGATTTTGGTACGGCCATCACCTTTGATGTAGTAAGTAAAAAAGGTGAGTATGAAGGCGGATTAATATTTCCTGGGATGGAGACATCTTTAAAATGTCTGTTCTCAAAAACAGCAAAACTTCCCAAAGTTAGCTTAGAAAAGCCAGATTATATAGTAGGTAAAAACACAGTAAAAAGTATACAATCTGGAATATACTACGGTTATCTTTCCTTGGTAGAAGGAATAATTAAAAAGGTTGAAGAAAGTTATAAAGAAAAGTTTAATATTGTACTAACTGGAGGAAATGCTGATATCATAGCAATAAACTTGAAAAGAAAATTTATTTTTGAGCCTAAACTTCCAATGAAAGGTATTTTTTATCTTGCAAATTCTCTAATGTAG
- the gmhB gene encoding D-glycero-beta-D-manno-heptose 1,7-bisphosphate 7-phosphatase, translated as MKAVFLDRDGVINVDKGYVHKIEDFEFYPNVFEALKKLQDNGFKLFIVTNQSGIAVGYYTEEDFLKLTDYMLKEFEKHGIKIEKVYYCPHHENGTVEKYSIKCDCRKPESGMIRQAIKEFSVDPSKSFLIGDKENDILAAHKEGIKAALVKTGQGLKYIENTTADFIGEDILDVVENFILKH; from the coding sequence ATGAAGGCGGTTTTCTTAGACAGAGACGGAGTTATTAATGTAGATAAAGGCTATGTCCATAAAATTGAAGATTTTGAGTTTTATCCTAACGTTTTTGAAGCTTTAAAAAAACTCCAAGATAATGGCTTTAAGCTTTTTATTGTAACAAATCAATCTGGAATAGCTGTTGGTTATTACACAGAAGAAGACTTTTTAAAACTCACAGACTACATGCTTAAAGAGTTTGAAAAACATGGAATAAAAATAGAAAAAGTTTACTACTGTCCGCACCATGAAAACGGTACTGTTGAAAAGTACTCTATTAAATGTGATTGTAGAAAGCCAGAAAGTGGTATGATAAGACAAGCTATAAAAGAGTTTAGTGTTGACCCTTCTAAATCATTTTTAATAGGAGATAAGGAAAACGATATTTTAGCAGCTCACAAAGAAGGAATAAAGGCTGCATTGGTAAAAACTGGACAAGGTTTAAAGTATATAGAAAACACTACAGCTGATTTTATAGGAGAAGATATTTTAGATGTGGTAGAGAACTTTATATTAAAACATTAG
- the coaE gene encoding dephospho-CoA kinase (Dephospho-CoA kinase (CoaE) performs the final step in coenzyme A biosynthesis.): MKVIGLTGGIATGKSTAEKILQDLGCFVIDADKVVHSLYEDKKVLEEVKNHFPEAFEEDKLDKKKLANIIFSNPEKRKILESIIHPKVDQRIKEWLKEVKEKNPDAIAIVSVPLMIETGSYKNYEKVILIYAPKELQLERLLKKGFTKEEALSRINAQMDIEEKKEYATYIVENTGSIEEFKKKLEDLYKKLLKDC; encoded by the coding sequence ATGAAAGTAATAGGACTTACAGGTGGTATTGCTACAGGTAAATCTACAGCTGAGAAGATACTACAGGACCTTGGATGTTTTGTTATAGATGCTGATAAGGTCGTTCACTCTCTCTACGAAGATAAAAAGGTTTTAGAAGAGGTGAAAAATCACTTTCCTGAGGCTTTTGAAGAAGATAAGTTAGATAAAAAGAAGCTGGCTAACATAATATTTAGTAATCCTGAAAAAAGGAAAATCCTTGAAAGTATAATACATCCAAAGGTAGATCAAAGGATAAAAGAATGGTTAAAAGAAGTTAAAGAAAAAAATCCAGATGCTATAGCTATAGTGTCTGTTCCTTTGATGATTGAAACTGGTAGTTATAAAAATTATGAAAAAGTAATCCTTATATACGCTCCAAAGGAACTCCAACTTGAAAGATTACTGAAAAAAGGCTTTACTAAAGAAGAAGCTCTAAGTAGAATAAACGCTCAGATGGATATAGAAGAAAAGAAAGAGTACGCAACTTACATTGTAGAAAACACAGGGTCGATAGAAGAATTTAAAAAAAAGTTAGAAGACCTGTATAAAAAACTGCTTAAAGATTGTTAA
- a CDS encoding mechanosensitive ion channel family protein — MLKDYKIIIIFSVSFGILYVVRVLIIEFLKKLAKKTTTKLDDVIYKAIKLPSLLWIVIISVHVTLTFLDIPEKHYHLLTKMINTLLILSITIFLAHLSTKALKVYLEEKSLPTAGASLIFILINTIIYTVGVLIILSNLNISITPIITTLGVGGLAVGLALKDTLSNIFSGLYILLEKRINIGDLIELENGRRGYVVNINWRTTTLKTLTNDTVIIPNEKLAQSIVLNYAKPVNITKISIEIPVSYNTDIDKLEKVVLDEVEKYSKEDDRLLLDPKPAFRFIPGFGDSSLNFTLYVSVSDYESGFAVQSELRKRIFKRLKAENIEIPYPQLDVHLKRQ; from the coding sequence ATGTTAAAGGACTATAAAATAATCATTATTTTTTCTGTTTCTTTCGGAATTTTATACGTTGTACGTGTTTTAATAATTGAATTTCTTAAGAAATTAGCTAAAAAGACTACAACAAAGTTAGATGATGTTATTTATAAAGCAATCAAACTACCATCTCTACTTTGGATAGTTATAATATCAGTACATGTAACGTTGACCTTTTTAGATATTCCAGAGAAACATTACCATCTCTTAACAAAAATGATAAATACTTTACTTATTTTATCAATAACAATATTTTTAGCACATTTATCTACAAAAGCATTAAAAGTTTATCTAGAAGAAAAGAGCTTACCTACAGCCGGAGCTTCCTTAATATTTATCTTGATAAATACCATTATATATACTGTAGGTGTTTTAATTATTCTGTCTAATTTAAACATATCTATAACTCCTATAATAACTACATTGGGAGTTGGTGGTTTGGCTGTAGGTTTGGCTTTGAAGGACACTCTCTCAAACATATTTTCAGGTTTGTACATTCTCCTTGAAAAAAGAATAAATATAGGGGATTTAATAGAACTTGAAAACGGGAGAAGAGGTTATGTAGTAAACATAAACTGGAGAACAACTACTTTAAAAACTTTAACAAACGATACAGTAATAATCCCAAATGAGAAGCTGGCTCAAAGTATAGTCCTAAACTACGCAAAACCTGTAAATATAACAAAGATATCTATTGAAATTCCAGTTTCTTACAACACAGACATAGATAAATTAGAAAAAGTTGTGTTAGATGAAGTTGAAAAGTATTCAAAAGAGGATGATAGATTACTTTTAGACCCTAAACCAGCCTTTAGGTTTATTCCCGGTTTTGGAGACAGCTCCCTAAACTTTACTTTGTATGTATCTGTTTCTGACTATGAAAGTGGTTTTGCAGTCCAAAGTGAGCTTAGAAAGAGGATATTTAAAAGGTTAAAAGCTGAAAATATAGAAATACCTTATCCACAACTTGATGTTCATCTAAAGAGGCAGTAA
- a CDS encoding YIP1 family protein, whose translation MESLLKIYLNPKENLKQIKEKPLSYSSLILLLIPFSLFPVIGYLIGFTVLRSNYISSINQFIDLLKADPKADPSTIEYMNKILNMLQSSDYSKMFIFLGIVWLFEIFKPVFLSALVFFFGKSFGGEEDPLKVFNLVGVSIIPVWVAGLSYMVNSPVNAFLMFLSSFYMFYLIFIGSEKVLNVPSENSKNFQFIIVIVIFYVILSGIIGMLQTNLIKSLL comes from the coding sequence TTGGAAAGTTTATTAAAGATATATCTAAATCCAAAAGAAAATTTGAAACAAATTAAAGAAAAGCCACTGTCTTACAGTAGTTTAATCCTACTATTAATACCTTTCTCTCTTTTTCCTGTTATAGGTTATTTAATAGGTTTTACGGTTTTAAGGTCTAATTACATATCTTCCATAAATCAATTTATAGACCTGTTAAAAGCTGACCCAAAAGCAGACCCTTCCACTATTGAGTACATGAATAAAATTTTAAATATGCTACAATCTTCTGATTACTCAAAGATGTTTATATTTTTAGGGATAGTGTGGTTATTTGAGATTTTTAAGCCGGTCTTTTTATCCGCATTAGTTTTTTTCTTTGGTAAATCTTTTGGAGGAGAAGAGGATCCTTTGAAGGTTTTTAACCTTGTAGGTGTATCTATCATTCCAGTTTGGGTTGCCGGGTTAAGTTATATGGTAAACTCTCCTGTTAACGCTTTTTTAATGTTTTTATCAAGTTTTTATATGTTCTATCTTATATTTATTGGTTCAGAGAAGGTTTTAAATGTACCTTCTGAAAACTCAAAGAATTTCCAGTTTATAATCGTGATAGTTATCTTTTACGTGATTTTAAGTGGAATAATAGGTATGCTCCAAACTAACTTAATCAAGAGTCTGCTTTAG
- a CDS encoding 2,3,4,5-tetrahydropyridine-2,6-dicarboxylate N-succinyltransferase has translation MEELKKLIVEAWDNRDLLKDNKYKEAVRETIDLLDKGKIRVAEKVNGEWIVNEWVKQAILLYFPIQDMQVMEVGPFEYYDKIPLKKNWKERGVRVVPPATARYGSYIEPGAILMPSYVNIGAYVGSGTMVDTWATVGSCAQVGKNVHLSGGVGLGGVLEPPSARPVIIEDNCFIGSRCIIVEGVIVEEEAVLGANVVITASTRIIDVSGDEPIEYRGRVPARSVVVPGTITKKFPAGEYGVQCALIIGKRKESTDKKTSLNEALREFNVSV, from the coding sequence TTGGAAGAACTAAAAAAACTTATAGTTGAAGCTTGGGATAATAGAGATTTATTAAAAGATAACAAGTATAAAGAAGCTGTAAGGGAGACTATAGACCTTCTTGATAAAGGGAAGATAAGGGTTGCTGAAAAGGTAAACGGTGAGTGGATTGTAAACGAGTGGGTAAAGCAGGCTATACTCCTTTACTTTCCTATCCAAGATATGCAGGTTATGGAAGTTGGACCTTTTGAATATTATGATAAGATACCTTTAAAGAAAAACTGGAAAGAAAGGGGAGTTAGAGTTGTTCCTCCGGCTACTGCAAGGTATGGAAGTTATATAGAGCCGGGAGCCATACTTATGCCTTCTTATGTAAATATAGGTGCGTACGTTGGAAGCGGAACTATGGTTGATACGTGGGCTACTGTTGGGTCTTGCGCTCAAGTTGGTAAAAATGTTCACTTGTCAGGTGGTGTAGGACTTGGTGGAGTTTTAGAGCCTCCTTCTGCAAGACCTGTTATTATAGAAGACAACTGTTTTATAGGTTCAAGATGTATCATCGTTGAAGGTGTAATAGTAGAAGAGGAGGCAGTCTTAGGTGCAAACGTTGTTATAACTGCATCTACAAGGATAATAGACGTATCTGGAGATGAACCTATAGAGTATAGAGGTAGAGTCCCTGCAAGAAGTGTAGTTGTCCCGGGTACTATAACTAAAAAATTTCCAGCTGGAGAGTACGGAGTTCAGTGTGCATTAATAATTGGAAAGAGAAAAGAGTCAACAGATAAAAAGACTTCCTTAAATGAAGCTCTAAGAGAGTTTAACGTTTCTGTTTAG
- a CDS encoding EscU/YscU/HrcU family type III secretion system export apparatus switch protein gives MSTEDKKAVALKYERYKDTAPKVVAKGKGEIAQKIIEVARQYGVYIKEDKDLVEVLSGLDLYQEIPEDLYKVVAELLAFIYKTKQKR, from the coding sequence ATGTCTACTGAGGATAAAAAAGCAGTAGCTTTAAAGTATGAGAGATATAAAGATACAGCTCCAAAAGTTGTTGCAAAAGGAAAAGGAGAAATTGCACAAAAGATAATAGAAGTTGCAAGGCAGTATGGGGTTTATATAAAAGAGGATAAAGATTTAGTAGAGGTCTTGTCTGGTTTAGATTTGTATCAGGAGATACCAGAAGACCTCTACAAAGTAGTAGCAGAATTGCTGGCTTTTATTTACAAAACTAAACAGAAACGTTAA